Within the Pseudomonas orientalis genome, the region CCCGAGGAAAAAGCCCTGACGGTTGCCGGCGCGCACTTCCTGGATGGCATCCAGGGTTTCGGTCAGCGCCTGGGTGAACCGCGAGGTACTGTCGTTTTCGAGTTTTTTCAGGTGCTTGACGCGCTTGCCCAATTGCACCGTGGCGTAGATCACCAAGGGGTTGAACAGCAGGATCAGCAGCGCCAGCTGCCAGTGCATCCACACCAGAATCGCCGACGTGCCGACCAGGGTCAGCATCGCCACCAGGAAGCGGCTGAGGGTTTCGCCGACGAATTTGTCCAGGGTGTCCAGATCGGTGACCAGGTGTGTCGTCACCGTACCGCTGCCCAGGCTTTCATATTCGCCCAGGGAGATGCGCTTGAGCCGCTCGATCAGGCGCACGCGGATGCGGTAGACAATGTCCTTGGCCAGCCGCGCAAACAGCCGCGCCTGCACCACGTTGAACACCAGTGCGCCGCAGCGCAGGGCCAGGGTCATCAAGAGCATCAGGCCGATATAACCGGCGGCTTTCTGCCAGCCCAGGGGCAACGCGTGATTCATCACCTTGAGCGCGGCGTCGCCATGGCCCAGCAGCACTTCGTCGACCAGCAGCGGCAACAGCAACGGGATGGGTACGCTGCACAAGGTCGCCAGCACGGCGACGCTGTTGGCGATCCACAGGGATTTGCGGTGACGCAGGGCCAGGCGGCGGATTTCCGCCCAGGTCAGGCGGTCGCTGATGGTTGACTCATCCCGCACAGGTAGCGCGCTCCAGCCATCGGGCGAGCAACGGTGACAACTCGTCCAGCGGCTGGTAACCATTGGTGAGCAGCGCCAATTGGCCGTTGCGCTCGGCCAGCAAGGTCGGGAAACCGGCGATACCCAAATCCTGCACCCAGGTGAAATCCGCTGCCGTGGCCGCGTGCTGCTCGGCGCGGTCGAACTCGCCGGCAAACTCGATCCGCGGAATACCGGCCTGCTCGGCCAGTTCCACCAGCACGTGGGCAGAGGTGACGTCGCGGCCTTCCACATAAAATGCATGCTGGATCAGCCCCAGCAGCGTCCAGGCGCAATCGGGCGCCAGGCTGCGCGCAGTGACAAGGGCGCGGCACGCAGGCTCGGTGTCATAGACAAACCCCTCGGGCAACGCACCCTCGCGCTTGAACGGCTGGCCGGTGGCGTCGGTCACCGCCTGCCAGTGCTCAAGGATATAGCGCCGCGTAGTCGGTTCCAGCGCCGCGCCACTGCCGGTGCGCAATCCGCCCACCACCAGGTGCAACTCCACGCCGGCCGCCCGGGCCTGCTCAACCAGCGCCTGCGCCACCGGGGCAAAGCCCCAGCACCAGGAACACATCGGGTCCATTACATAGAGCAGGCGCGCGGACATGGTTCAAGCCTCGGAAGGGGTTTGCTTGTAGTTGAAACCAATCGGGTGCGGCATGTTACGGGCCTTCGCCAGTTCGATCTGCTTCTGCCGGTCGATGGCGCTGCGACGGGTTTTCTCCGGCAGCTTATCCCAGCAATGCGGACAACTGATGCCGGCCACGTAGTGCTCGGACGCGCGGTCTTCTACGCTGACCGGTGTGCGGCAGGCATGGCATTGATCGTAGTCGCCTTCGCTCAGGTCGTGGCGCACAGTGACACGATTGTCGAACACAAAGCAGTCACCCTGCCACTTAGTCTCTTCCTGCGGCACCTCTTCAAGGTATTTGAGAATACCGCCCTTGAGATGATAGACCTCGTCGAAGCCTTCGCTGAGCATATAGCTCGACGCTTTCTCGCAACGAATGCCGCCGGTGCAGAACATGGCGACTTTCTTGTGCCTGGCCGGGTCGAAGTTGGCTTTGATGTAGTCGGGGAATTCGCGGAAACTGGTGGTCTTCGGGTCGATCGCGCCTTCAAAGGTGCCGATCGACACTTCGTAGTCGTTGCGGGTGTCGATCAGCAGCACTTCGGGGTCGCTGATCAGCGCGTTCCAGTCCTTGGGGTCGACGTAAGTGCCGACCTTCTTGTTCGGGTCGACGCCTTGTACACCCAGGGTCACGATCTCTTTCTTGAGTTTGACCTTGGTGCGATAGAACGGCTGGTCGTCGCAGTAGGATTCCTTGTGGTCGATGTCGACCATGCGCGGGTCTTTTTTCAGCCAGGCCATCAAGCCATCAATGCCTTCGCGGCTGCCGGAAACGGTACCGTTGATGCCTTCTTCGGCGATCAGCAAGGTGCCTTTGATGCCATTGTCGACCATCGCCTGCAGCAGTGGTTCGCGCAGGGCGACGTAATCTTCGAGGGTGACGAACTTATACAGTGCCGCCACGACAATCGGTTGAGTCATGGGTAATCTCTCCAGGTGGCTACCCTCGTAAGGGGTGAACCGGATGCAAAAAGGCGTCGGTCAGGCGGCGCGGCGCGCATTCTAGCAAAACTGAGGCGCCATCGCATCGGCACGCAGCCGCTGATATGCCCTCAGCGGTGTGGGTTACGTATCCCCTCTACTCGGTACCGCTGGCCGCCGAGATGGCTTAACATCAAACGATAGGGACCACGCCCACGAGAAGCGGCATAGCCGTGCAAATCAGCGGACCATAGCTGGTCTCTGTGAGGATGCCAATGAACCGCGCCGAAACGCCCTTCACGCAAGTGGCTGAAGGTAAGGGCAATACTGCGGCCCTCGCGCCCCGATAGTTGGGCATCTACAAGCTTTGCGGTATCGAACTCCATCTGCGGGGTAGCGGCTCTCGCTACCGCCGGCGCCACCAACGGCACCTGCGCCAGTGCTTGCCGACCACGGCGTGCGCGACTTGAGCCAGCTACCTGGGTGGTCACCCCAACCTCGAACGCGCTCGGCACCGCCTGCTGACCGCTCGCGGCAGCGGGCTCACGTGCTGGACGTCGCAGCACTATCGCGCCATAGCCCATGCGTCTCAACTCCGGCATCGGGTTACGATTCCCCCCCAGTGCGCGTTCGATGCCTCCCGACTCGTCCACAGGCCCCACGTAGCCACGCAGGGTCCCCTGATGCCGGTGGACCATAAGGGTAATGCCTTCTTCACCATGACGGCGCGCATAGGCAAAATTCACCAGCCGCTCCGTTTCTTCGTAACTCAGCCGCGCGTCCTCCGCCGCAGCGATCGCCATCTCCGAAACGGCCCTGCCGAAATCTTCCTCCTGCTGTTGCGCTGCCCTGGCCACGGCCTGCGGCTGCGCACTTTGATAGATAATGAAGCGGCTGGTACCAAACAGCACACCGCCCATCAGAGCCCCCACGGCAGCCCCCGCCCTCGCATCGCCCAGCAGCGCTCCCGCCCCCAGGCCCAGCAAGGCCAGAATCAGGATGAGCATGATATCGTCCTGTATCTGAGGATTTTCCATGTCGGTAGGCTGCAATCCCATTGAATCAACGAACGTGACCGGGTTGTTAAACGCCATGAGATAAGGATTCAGCTGCGCGCGCCCTGCGGGGTCGGGGCTTATCCAGCGCTGCAACCAGGGGGCGTAATAGCGAAAACCGTAGTAATACAAACCGCTGCCGTCGCGCTCCTTGCCTGAATATCGACGGGTTTTGTAACTGCCCTGCACCGCGTTGCGCGACGCCCACCACGCTGTCCCCCCATACGGAAAATAGCTCTCCTGACTCAATAACTCGGCCTGTTCACCCAGCTCCAACCCATGGCTCGACTGCTGATCGGTCAGGCAGAAACGCAGGGGTTCACCGTCGGCCCTCTCATCAAGTCCCGGCTCCCATTGCAAGACCTCCACCGTGCAGCGCGGTACTTCAAGGCGCAATACATTCAGTCGACGCAACGGCTGCTGGCGAATTTCCAGGCCTGGCAGGTAATAGACACGCGCCGTTTGTCGACTGCCGGCAACCTGTTGGTGAGTGAGCTTGAGCGCACGCTGGCCGTCGCCTGCATACACATAAGCCTCCTCATCCGAGTCTGCTTTGTCGCGCACAACTGACGTGACCCTGGACAACTGATTACGCACGTTCCACGCCATCGCGACACCACGTCCCAGCCGTTGCTGATTGCCATTGGCATCAAAACCCTGCGCCCACTCGCCAACCGGATGCTCGCTGGACAACGCGCGATTACTGCCACTGGCGACCTGCATGTCGCGCGTGTAACCGACGCCACTGGACGGCACATGCCGCAAACGGGTCAGGTTGCCCCCCTCGTCATAAGCATAGTGCTGGGTGTAGTTGCGACATAAACCGGCATCGGTCGAACCGAACGAAATACGCGCAGGCAATGCTGGGGTGATGGCGGCGGCGGTACTTTCCCGGCCTGTCGCCTGGGTCAGTTGGTACAGCGAGTCGTATTGGTAGCGACAGGCAGCATTCACTTGCGTGTTGTGGCCCCATTGGGTCGGTTGCGCCTGATCCCGCAGCGTCGAAACATTTCCCACGGGATCATAGTCGTAGTGCAAATCCTGTAACGGTGCCGTCGGCTCATTTTGGCGGTACGCCATCAACCGGTTCATACGGCCATCCTCGGGCCGATAGGCGGCCAGACTGCTCACGCCATTGCCCAACCGGGCCGTCTCCACCTGACCGGCGGCATTATAGACGTAGCGATCTATCACGGTTTTGCGCGTGCCACTTTTCAAGGCGAGATGAATATGTTTCGTCTGTCCGTCCAACCCGTAGGCAAACTGCCGACCATTCCCCTTGGCGTCGACCTGTTCCAGCGTGCCGCCGAGGGCATCAAATATCCAGCGTGTGGTGTAACGCTCGCCGTCCAGCTGCTCGTCTTGATCGGCCTGAGCAAGTGGCCAGTCAACAACGCCCAGCGCCTCGCGAAACCGCCGCGTCTGCCGAAGCACTTGTCCGCTCATCCCATACTCTTCAAACACCTGGGT harbors:
- a CDS encoding DsbA family protein is translated as MSARLLYVMDPMCSWCWGFAPVAQALVEQARAAGVELHLVVGGLRTGSGAALEPTTRRYILEHWQAVTDATGQPFKREGALPEGFVYDTEPACRALVTARSLAPDCAWTLLGLIQHAFYVEGRDVTSAHVLVELAEQAGIPRIEFAGEFDRAEQHAATAADFTWVQDLGIAGFPTLLAERNGQLALLTNGYQPLDELSPLLARWLERATCAG
- a CDS encoding rhodanese-related sulfurtransferase; amino-acid sequence: MTQPIVVAALYKFVTLEDYVALREPLLQAMVDNGIKGTLLIAEEGINGTVSGSREGIDGLMAWLKKDPRMVDIDHKESYCDDQPFYRTKVKLKKEIVTLGVQGVDPNKKVGTYVDPKDWNALISDPEVLLIDTRNDYEVSIGTFEGAIDPKTTSFREFPDYIKANFDPARHKKVAMFCTGGIRCEKASSYMLSEGFDEVYHLKGGILKYLEEVPQEETKWQGDCFVFDNRVTVRHDLSEGDYDQCHACRTPVSVEDRASEHYVAGISCPHCWDKLPEKTRRSAIDRQKQIELAKARNMPHPIGFNYKQTPSEA
- a CDS encoding RHS repeat domain-containing protein, which gives rise to MLEQWDPRLHTLKSREPLIEANQVSVYSLSGTLIRSHDVDAGMRLMLAAPSGQLLQAWDGKGAYQRHDYDDLQRPVAVFEQAADEERPWCVERLVYARPTPEHRALNRVGRLVCHADPAGTQVFEEYGMSGQVLRQTRRFREALGVVDWPLAQADQDEQLDGERYTTRWIFDALGGTLEQVDAKGNGRQFAYGLDGQTKHIHLALKSGTRKTVIDRYVYNAAGQVETARLGNGVSSLAAYRPEDGRMNRLMAYRQNEPTAPLQDLHYDYDPVGNVSTLRDQAQPTQWGHNTQVNAACRYQYDSLYQLTQATGRESTAAAITPALPARISFGSTDAGLCRNYTQHYAYDEGGNLTRLRHVPSSGVGYTRDMQVASGSNRALSSEHPVGEWAQGFDANGNQQRLGRGVAMAWNVRNQLSRVTSVVRDKADSDEEAYVYAGDGQRALKLTHQQVAGSRQTARVYYLPGLEIRQQPLRRLNVLRLEVPRCTVEVLQWEPGLDERADGEPLRFCLTDQQSSHGLELGEQAELLSQESYFPYGGTAWWASRNAVQGSYKTRRYSGKERDGSGLYYYGFRYYAPWLQRWISPDPAGRAQLNPYLMAFNNPVTFVDSMGLQPTDMENPQIQDDIMLILILALLGLGAGALLGDARAGAAVGALMGGVLFGTSRFIIYQSAQPQAVARAAQQQEEDFGRAVSEMAIAAAEDARLSYEETERLVNFAYARRHGEEGITLMVHRHQGTLRGYVGPVDESGGIERALGGNRNPMPELRRMGYGAIVLRRPAREPAAASGQQAVPSAFEVGVTTQVAGSSRARRGRQALAQVPLVAPAVARAATPQMEFDTAKLVDAQLSGREGRSIALTFSHLREGRFGAVHWHPHRDQLWSADLHGYAASRGRGPYRLMLSHLGGQRYRVEGIRNPHR